One genomic region from Euzebya tangerina encodes:
- a CDS encoding FAD-dependent monooxygenase, with product MTDSSNSVEATEVLVVGAGPVGLSTAIPLAEAGADVVLIDLADGPIQQSRAVWVHPRTLEQWATLGVAARAIADGITIERIDLRPYGKQIGKVLYEGSGRTAYPFGLMLEQHRTQRLLLDRLAELGLRPRWNTRLTDLVTDADGGVTAQVRREDDAHDHTIRARYVVGADGASSTVRDRIDLALEGGTYKSSFVSADLVMDIDLPHDRAHMMLSHRQTHAFLPLPAAEGQDGRWRVVANFTPALERRYGTDAGPTGVSGLEPDDMRRILAGLHVRHELRAVEAAAVYRSHHRLVDAYRVGDVFLAGDAAHIHSPAGGLGMNTGIGDATNLGWKLAAVVNGQASDGLLDTYQAERRPVAESVLAISDSTFTLQASTNPFLSALRIVVLPLVTVLANLTDRGRRAAFDALSQIGQTYRNAWTTTGATDTPLAAGDRLPHAVAGGGSTHDRIRPAGLVALVLGDQEPGAASAGPIGAVLDDLAVPTTTLALGGLGRVAADVGADPALLVVRPDGHLLHAGSAGDLDGLRRSLTSFVAESDKPAQRLRRDPELARGG from the coding sequence ATGACCGACAGCAGCAACTCTGTTGAGGCCACCGAAGTCCTGGTCGTCGGGGCGGGCCCGGTGGGCCTGTCCACGGCCATCCCCCTTGCCGAGGCGGGTGCGGACGTCGTCCTGATCGACCTGGCCGACGGCCCCATCCAGCAGTCCCGTGCCGTCTGGGTCCATCCGCGAACGCTGGAGCAGTGGGCCACGCTCGGCGTCGCCGCCCGAGCGATCGCCGACGGCATCACGATCGAGCGGATCGACCTCCGACCGTACGGCAAGCAGATCGGCAAGGTGCTCTACGAGGGCTCCGGTCGGACCGCCTACCCGTTCGGACTGATGCTGGAGCAGCACCGGACCCAACGGCTGCTCCTCGACCGTCTGGCCGAGCTCGGTCTGCGCCCACGCTGGAACACCCGACTCACCGATCTGGTCACCGATGCGGACGGCGGTGTGACCGCACAGGTTCGCCGCGAGGATGATGCCCACGACCACACGATCAGGGCCCGCTACGTCGTCGGGGCCGACGGCGCCTCCAGCACCGTCCGAGACCGCATCGATCTCGCACTCGAGGGCGGGACGTACAAGAGCAGCTTCGTCTCAGCGGACCTGGTCATGGACATCGACCTCCCTCACGACCGTGCGCACATGATGCTCAGCCACCGCCAGACCCATGCCTTCCTGCCCCTTCCTGCGGCTGAGGGTCAGGACGGCCGGTGGCGCGTGGTCGCCAACTTCACCCCGGCACTCGAACGCCGGTACGGCACGGACGCCGGTCCCACGGGTGTGTCCGGCCTCGAGCCCGACGACATGCGCCGAATCCTGGCCGGACTCCACGTCCGCCATGAGCTGAGGGCGGTCGAGGCTGCTGCGGTGTACCGCTCCCACCACCGATTGGTGGACGCCTACCGCGTCGGGGACGTCTTTCTGGCGGGCGACGCCGCCCACATCCACTCCCCCGCCGGAGGGCTCGGCATGAACACCGGGATCGGGGACGCGACGAACCTGGGCTGGAAGCTCGCTGCCGTCGTCAATGGGCAGGCCAGCGACGGACTCCTGGACACCTACCAGGCCGAGCGCCGTCCGGTGGCCGAGTCCGTGCTCGCCATCTCTGACAGCACATTCACCCTGCAAGCCAGCACCAACCCGTTCTTGAGTGCGCTCCGGATCGTCGTGCTGCCGTTGGTGACGGTGCTCGCGAATCTGACGGACCGCGGGCGTCGCGCCGCGTTCGACGCGCTCTCCCAGATCGGCCAGACCTACCGCAACGCCTGGACGACCACCGGCGCGACCGACACCCCACTGGCGGCCGGCGACCGACTTCCCCATGCCGTGGCGGGTGGCGGTTCGACCCATGATCGGATCCGCCCGGCCGGGCTTGTTGCGCTGGTCCTCGGAGACCAGGAGCCCGGTGCCGCATCCGCCGGACCGATCGGTGCGGTCCTGGACGACCTTGCCGTTCCCACCACAACCCTGGCCCTCGGGGGCCTCGGTCGCGTGGCGGCAGATGTCGGCGCCGACCCGGCCCTGCTCGTCGTCCGACCCGACGGGCACCTGTTGCATGCGGGCTCGGCAGGCGATCTCGATGGCCTGCGACGATCCCTCACCTCGTTCGTGGCGGAGAGCGATAAACCCGCCCAGCGACTGCGGAGGGATCCCGAGCTCGCTAGGGGTGGCTGA
- the topA gene encoding type I DNA topoisomerase, whose product MSKSLVIVESPAKATKIGKILGNDYVVESSVGHIRDLPANAAEVPAEHKGKPWASMGVDTEHDFEPVYVVNAGKKKTVANLRKLLKDADELVLATDKDREGEAIAWHLLQVLNPKVPVKRMVFGEITDKAIQEAIDNTIELDERLVDAQEARRILDRLYGYELSPVLWKKVNPGLSAGRVQSVATRIIVERERERMAFVSANYWDLDAQLSKEGTPAFESKMSALEDRRLASGKDFDQRGQLTRDDVERLDQPRAEAIQSGLADADFTVTSVETKPYRRKPPAPFSTSTLQQDAGRKLRFSTQRTMQVAQRLYENGYITYMRTDSTMLSDTAIDAARTQISEIYGADYLPDKPRIYAKQSKNAQEAHEAVRPAGETFRTPDSLRNELGSEERRLYELIWMRTVASQMEDARGQSVSVRFEAEVGEAGGAEAGKATTWNASGRTITFPGFFRAYVEGSDDPDEALANRESFLPEMAEGDVLKAEELNAVGHDTTPPARYNEPKLVQKLEELGVGRPSTYASIISTIIGRGYVWKKSGALVPSFTAFAVVGLLEKHFAHLVDYEFTAKMEDDLDEIAAGTFDRVPWLSKFYFGVSEGGSGDPESSGSDPGPDGPDDGLDAGVVVNPMGLRTMVTDRLDEIDAAAINSIPLGKDSSGETMVARVGRYGPYLQRGEDTASLPDDIAPDELTLQRAEELLEAPNDDRLLGTDPETGKPVIARNGRFGPYVQLGDPAEGKPEKTGSLLSTMSLDTIELSDALRVLSLPRDVGPHPEDGEPILIQNGRYGPYLKWGKETRSLGGESELFTTDLDGALKLLAQDKKSARQRSNPVLRELGVDPISEGQMSVRNGRFGAYVTDGEVNASLRKGDTPENISDERASELLQLRRERMAAKGTTPKKKAAKKKSTRKKTTKKKTTKKKTAKKKTAKKKTAKKASKKTS is encoded by the coding sequence ATGTCCAAGAGCCTCGTCATCGTCGAATCCCCGGCGAAAGCCACCAAGATCGGCAAGATCCTGGGGAACGACTACGTCGTGGAGTCAAGCGTCGGCCACATCCGCGACCTGCCCGCCAACGCCGCCGAGGTCCCGGCCGAGCACAAGGGCAAGCCGTGGGCCTCGATGGGTGTGGACACCGAACACGACTTCGAGCCGGTCTACGTCGTCAACGCCGGCAAGAAGAAGACGGTCGCCAACCTGCGCAAGCTGCTGAAGGACGCCGACGAGCTCGTCCTCGCGACGGACAAGGACCGGGAGGGCGAGGCCATCGCCTGGCACCTGCTGCAGGTCCTCAACCCGAAGGTCCCGGTCAAGCGGATGGTCTTCGGGGAGATCACCGACAAGGCCATCCAGGAGGCGATCGACAACACCATCGAGCTGGACGAGCGGCTGGTTGACGCCCAGGAGGCCCGCCGGATCCTGGACCGGCTGTACGGCTACGAGCTCTCCCCGGTGCTCTGGAAGAAGGTCAACCCTGGCCTGTCCGCCGGGCGGGTTCAGTCCGTGGCAACGCGCATCATCGTCGAGCGCGAGCGGGAGCGCATGGCCTTCGTCTCCGCGAACTACTGGGACCTCGACGCGCAGCTCTCCAAGGAGGGAACGCCGGCCTTCGAGTCCAAGATGTCGGCGCTCGAGGACCGCCGGCTGGCCAGCGGGAAGGACTTCGACCAGCGCGGCCAGCTGACTCGGGACGACGTCGAGCGGCTGGACCAGCCACGCGCCGAGGCCATCCAGTCCGGGCTGGCTGACGCCGACTTCACCGTCACGTCCGTCGAGACCAAGCCGTACCGGCGCAAGCCCCCGGCACCGTTCTCGACCTCGACGCTGCAGCAGGACGCCGGCCGCAAGCTGCGGTTCTCCACCCAGCGCACCATGCAGGTCGCACAGCGGCTGTACGAGAACGGCTACATCACCTACATGCGGACGGACTCGACGATGCTGTCCGACACCGCCATCGATGCGGCGCGGACCCAGATCTCGGAGATCTACGGGGCGGACTACCTCCCGGACAAGCCCCGGATCTACGCCAAGCAGTCCAAGAACGCGCAGGAAGCCCACGAGGCCGTCCGGCCGGCCGGTGAGACCTTCCGGACGCCGGACTCGTTGCGGAACGAGCTCGGCTCGGAGGAGCGCCGGCTCTACGAGCTCATCTGGATGCGGACCGTCGCCAGCCAGATGGAGGACGCCCGCGGCCAGAGCGTCTCGGTTCGCTTCGAAGCCGAGGTCGGGGAGGCCGGCGGGGCTGAGGCCGGCAAGGCAACGACGTGGAACGCCTCCGGTCGCACGATAACCTTCCCGGGCTTCTTCCGCGCCTACGTCGAGGGCTCGGACGACCCCGATGAGGCGCTGGCCAACCGCGAGTCCTTCCTGCCCGAGATGGCCGAGGGGGATGTGCTGAAGGCCGAGGAGTTGAACGCCGTCGGGCACGACACGACGCCGCCGGCCCGGTACAACGAGCCCAAGCTGGTCCAGAAGCTCGAGGAGCTCGGCGTCGGCCGTCCCTCGACCTACGCCTCGATCATCTCCACCATCATCGGCCGGGGCTACGTGTGGAAGAAGTCCGGCGCGCTGGTGCCCTCCTTCACCGCCTTCGCCGTGGTCGGGCTGCTCGAGAAGCACTTCGCCCACCTCGTCGACTACGAGTTCACCGCCAAGATGGAGGACGACCTCGACGAGATCGCGGCCGGCACCTTCGACCGGGTGCCCTGGCTGTCGAAGTTCTACTTCGGGGTGAGCGAGGGCGGCTCGGGGGACCCAGAATCCTCGGGCTCGGACCCTGGTCCCGACGGGCCGGACGATGGCCTCGACGCCGGCGTCGTCGTCAACCCGATGGGTCTGCGCACGATGGTGACCGACCGGTTGGACGAGATCGACGCCGCGGCGATCAACTCGATCCCGCTCGGCAAGGACTCCTCCGGCGAGACGATGGTGGCCCGGGTCGGCCGGTACGGGCCGTACCTGCAGCGCGGCGAGGACACTGCTTCGCTGCCGGACGACATCGCCCCGGACGAGCTGACCCTGCAGCGGGCGGAGGAGCTGCTGGAGGCACCGAACGACGACCGACTGCTCGGGACCGACCCGGAGACGGGCAAGCCCGTGATCGCCCGCAACGGACGGTTCGGCCCCTACGTCCAGCTGGGCGACCCGGCGGAGGGCAAGCCGGAGAAGACCGGCTCGCTGCTCTCGACCATGTCGCTGGACACCATCGAGTTGTCCGACGCGCTGCGCGTGCTCTCACTGCCACGGGATGTCGGACCGCACCCGGAGGACGGCGAGCCGATCCTCATCCAGAACGGCCGTTACGGGCCGTACCTGAAGTGGGGCAAGGAGACCCGGTCGCTCGGCGGGGAGTCCGAGCTCTTCACCACCGACCTGGATGGGGCGCTCAAGCTGCTCGCGCAGGACAAGAAGAGCGCTCGGCAGCGCTCGAACCCGGTGCTCAGGGAGCTGGGCGTCGACCCGATCAGCGAGGGCCAGATGTCGGTCCGCAACGGGCGGTTCGGGGCTTACGTGACCGATGGAGAGGTCAACGCCAGCCTCCGCAAGGGCGACACGCCGGAGAACATCTCCGACGAGCGCGCCTCGGAGCTCCTGCAGCTGCGGCGGGAGCGGATGGCCGCCAAGGGCACCACGCCCAAGAAGAAGGCCGCCAAGAAGAAGTCGACCCGCAAGAAGACGACGAAGAAGAAGACGACGAAGAAGAAGACGGCGAAGAAGAAGACGGCGAAGAAGAAGACGGCGAAGAAGGCCAGCAAGAAGACCTCCTAG
- a CDS encoding sodium-translocating pyrophosphatase encodes MTFIPYLAAITAVAGLGLAFYFNQVVNAADEGTDTMKELAQAIREGAQAFLRREYRWVGVFVAVMTVVIAIVLPYGLPYGAAAYLMGALFSAVAGVVGMQIATAANVRTANAAREGAEKALPLAFKGGAVMGFTVAGMGLLGVSLCYIIFVQGLGVPDAFSVIAAFGLGGSSIALFARIGGGIYTKAADVGADLVGKVEAGIPEDDPRNPATIADNVGDNVGDVAGMGADLFESYAGSIVAPIVLAALLFGGFQAGISGDISEIGDGSLLEAAYLFPLLIAAIGMVASIIGALLVRGRPGRSLSSQLHFGTNMAMIITGVVSLGAAAFVFGDVAEISNGLLLGFVIVIGLAVGYAIGFTSEYYTSDHYGPVKRLAGESETGPATVIIGGIADGMISTVASVVLIVGGLAASYALGEAAFADGVAGGGLYAAALAAIGMLATTGAVVAVDAYGPISDNAGGIAEMAHLPPEVRQVTDGLDALGNTTAAVAKGFAIGSAALTALALFRSYTAAVGLDVIDLTSVEVISGLFLGAMSTFAFAALTMKSVGRAAQAMIVEVRRQFAEIPGLREGKEGVKPDSARCVDISTQASLREMVVPGSLAVILPLAVGFVSPEALGGLLAGALSTGFMLAIFMANAGGAWDNAKKYIEAGNHGGKGSEQHKAAVTGDTVGDPFKDTSGPAMNILIKVMTIVSLVFAPAFL; translated from the coding sequence ATGACGTTTATCCCGTACCTCGCCGCCATCACGGCGGTGGCCGGCCTCGGCCTGGCCTTCTACTTCAACCAGGTGGTGAACGCCGCCGACGAGGGCACCGACACGATGAAGGAGCTGGCCCAGGCCATCCGTGAGGGCGCCCAGGCGTTCCTGCGGCGGGAGTACCGCTGGGTTGGCGTCTTCGTGGCGGTGATGACGGTCGTCATCGCCATCGTGCTGCCCTACGGCCTGCCCTACGGCGCTGCGGCCTACCTGATGGGTGCCCTGTTCAGCGCCGTCGCCGGTGTCGTCGGGATGCAGATCGCCACAGCCGCCAACGTCCGGACGGCCAACGCCGCCCGCGAGGGCGCCGAGAAGGCCCTGCCGCTGGCCTTCAAGGGCGGAGCCGTCATGGGCTTCACGGTCGCCGGCATGGGGCTGCTCGGTGTCAGCCTCTGCTACATCATCTTCGTCCAGGGCCTCGGGGTCCCGGATGCCTTCAGCGTGATCGCGGCGTTCGGTCTCGGTGGCTCCTCCATCGCCCTGTTCGCCCGCATCGGGGGCGGCATCTATACGAAGGCCGCTGATGTCGGCGCCGACCTGGTCGGCAAGGTCGAGGCCGGCATCCCCGAGGACGACCCCCGCAACCCCGCAACCATCGCCGACAACGTCGGTGACAACGTCGGTGACGTCGCCGGCATGGGCGCGGACCTGTTCGAGTCCTACGCCGGGTCCATCGTCGCCCCGATCGTCCTGGCCGCGCTGCTGTTCGGCGGGTTCCAGGCCGGCATCTCGGGCGACATCTCCGAGATCGGCGACGGGTCCCTGCTGGAGGCCGCCTACCTCTTCCCGCTGCTGATCGCGGCGATCGGGATGGTCGCCTCGATCATCGGTGCCCTGCTGGTCCGCGGGCGTCCTGGTAGGTCACTGTCCTCCCAGCTGCACTTCGGGACCAACATGGCCATGATCATCACCGGTGTGGTGTCGCTCGGCGCCGCCGCGTTCGTGTTCGGTGACGTCGCGGAGATCTCCAACGGCCTCTTGCTCGGCTTCGTCATCGTCATCGGCCTGGCCGTCGGCTACGCCATCGGGTTCACCTCGGAGTACTACACCTCCGACCACTACGGCCCCGTCAAGCGCTTGGCCGGAGAGTCCGAGACCGGCCCCGCGACCGTCATCATCGGTGGTATCGCCGACGGCATGATCTCCACCGTCGCGTCGGTGGTCCTGATCGTCGGTGGTCTGGCGGCCTCCTACGCGCTGGGAGAGGCGGCCTTCGCCGACGGCGTCGCCGGTGGCGGTCTGTACGCCGCGGCGCTGGCCGCCATCGGCATGCTGGCCACGACCGGTGCAGTCGTCGCCGTCGACGCCTACGGTCCGATCTCCGACAACGCCGGTGGCATCGCCGAGATGGCCCATCTGCCGCCGGAGGTCCGCCAGGTCACCGACGGACTGGATGCGCTGGGCAACACCACGGCCGCGGTCGCCAAGGGCTTCGCGATCGGGTCGGCCGCACTGACCGCGCTGGCGCTGTTCCGCTCCTACACCGCGGCCGTGGGGCTCGACGTGATCGATCTGACCTCGGTGGAGGTCATCAGCGGTCTGTTCCTCGGTGCCATGTCGACGTTCGCCTTCGCGGCACTGACGATGAAGTCCGTCGGTCGGGCCGCGCAGGCCATGATCGTGGAGGTGCGGCGCCAGTTCGCCGAGATCCCCGGGCTGCGTGAGGGCAAGGAAGGCGTCAAGCCCGACTCCGCCCGCTGCGTCGACATCTCCACTCAGGCGTCGCTGAGGGAGATGGTGGTGCCAGGCTCGCTGGCCGTCATCCTCCCCCTCGCCGTCGGGTTCGTCTCACCGGAGGCGCTGGGCGGCCTGCTGGCCGGCGCGCTGTCGACCGGCTTCATGTTGGCCATCTTCATGGCCAACGCCGGCGGTGCTTGGGACAACGCCAAGAAGTACATCGAGGCGGGCAACCACGGCGGCAAGGGCTCGGAGCAGCACAAGGCTGCGGTGACCGGTGACACCGTCGGTGACCCGTTCAAGGACACCTCCGGTCCGGCGATGAACATCCTGATCAAGGTGATGACGATCGTCAGCCTGGTGTTCGCACCGGCGTTCCTCTGA
- a CDS encoding MarR family winged helix-turn-helix transcriptional regulator yields MTTVPPTAFVVDEQLCFALYAASRAMSAAYRPGLAALGLTYTQYLVLLVLWEDGPIPLGAVCQRLGLDSATVSPLVRRLESKGLVTRRRLTSDERVVEVSTTAEGDALYDRAGAVQREVEAATGLAGRELAVLREELHQLTRRLETHTTRRASADDGAGDQPGAA; encoded by the coding sequence ATGACCACGGTTCCCCCGACGGCCTTCGTCGTCGACGAGCAGCTGTGCTTCGCGCTGTACGCCGCATCACGAGCGATGTCCGCCGCATACCGGCCCGGCCTGGCAGCACTTGGCCTGACCTACACGCAGTACCTGGTGCTGCTGGTGCTGTGGGAGGACGGACCGATCCCGCTCGGCGCGGTCTGCCAACGGCTTGGCCTGGACTCCGCCACGGTGTCGCCGCTGGTCAGGCGATTGGAGAGCAAGGGCCTGGTGACCCGCCGTCGTCTGACCTCCGACGAGCGGGTCGTGGAGGTGTCGACCACCGCCGAGGGTGACGCGCTGTATGACCGCGCCGGCGCGGTTCAGCGTGAGGTCGAGGCCGCGACGGGCCTGGCCGGCAGGGAGCTGGCCGTGCTTCGCGAGGAGCTGCACCAGCTGACGAGGCGGCTGGAGACCCACACGACCCGGAGGGCATCAGCTGACGACGGAGCCGGCGACCAACCCGGCGCCGCGTGA
- a CDS encoding cell wall-binding repeat-containing protein: MFGFGRLTCGIAQTGDRRLALLLLAGLIAAGMTTPATGQIVLPPTPLTADQAIVDLPEYFERVVAVDTDRDRVLVSGEDGIVAVSGQGPEESIEGIGAIRSMLVTDVDQVLALGWAGQLVVLDAATLEQESTIDLPADVSFSDMVTAGDRLFVAGRTEQASTLWAADLEALLSGDAELQEVAGPELLGPTGLAPILLPLSEPDRVYIVDTSSVTTLDVTEADVELVGRAEGSGLQGDVAVDPDEQVVYFGGGAVFDTARLTVSEGQRFSSGVSAESGLELFIASRASDPVVLSRLAVASGETPVHLRVRCPGSRVLALDRLAGDRLVITTPESVCITDPPVISADLSDRRADTTERIAVGDPTDFAIEVSRLRFPDQGPRQPEMVVLARGDVFADAMAGTSLTADAPLLYVGDDGTIPPRVMDEIDRVLRNDPLDAERPLIVLLGGPEAIKRVEPMLFDFGYQTRRLQGRDRIETAVAIAQFVNRPYQHFLARAYGTDADATSAWADAVAIGTLTAQVQPVLLTTSDTLHPAVQQYLFTNEPGIRAVRPIGGDVALAGAIDGQLTELGITQVGPRFRGPNRAGTAASIFQELQRGSQSGRSPVLAFNGYVEEGWAYALVGAGLAGDLQGALLPVGDTLPPETEEAIGCSATTELFLLGGAEQISSDVAFELDSITAEC, encoded by the coding sequence ATGTTCGGATTCGGACGACTGACGTGCGGCATCGCGCAGACCGGGGACCGTCGCCTCGCTCTGCTCCTCCTCGCTGGTCTGATCGCAGCCGGCATGACGACGCCGGCCACGGGTCAGATCGTCCTCCCGCCGACGCCGCTGACGGCGGACCAGGCCATCGTGGACCTTCCTGAGTACTTCGAGCGGGTCGTCGCTGTGGACACCGACCGCGATCGCGTGCTGGTCAGCGGCGAGGACGGGATCGTCGCCGTATCAGGCCAAGGTCCGGAGGAATCCATCGAGGGCATCGGAGCGATCAGGTCGATGCTGGTGACGGACGTCGATCAGGTTCTGGCGCTGGGATGGGCGGGACAGCTGGTGGTGCTCGACGCGGCCACGCTCGAGCAGGAGAGCACGATCGACCTCCCGGCAGACGTGTCGTTCTCCGACATGGTGACGGCGGGGGATCGGCTGTTCGTCGCTGGCCGGACCGAGCAGGCCTCGACGCTTTGGGCGGCCGACCTCGAGGCGCTGCTGTCCGGCGATGCGGAGCTCCAGGAGGTTGCCGGTCCGGAGTTGCTCGGCCCGACCGGGCTCGCCCCCATATTGCTCCCGCTGTCCGAGCCGGATCGGGTCTACATCGTCGACACCTCGTCGGTGACGACCCTGGACGTGACCGAGGCCGACGTGGAGTTGGTCGGGCGGGCAGAGGGGTCCGGGCTGCAGGGTGACGTCGCCGTGGACCCCGACGAGCAGGTCGTCTACTTCGGCGGCGGCGCCGTCTTCGACACGGCCAGACTCACGGTCAGCGAGGGACAGCGATTCTCCAGCGGGGTGTCTGCTGAGTCCGGTTTGGAACTGTTCATCGCATCCCGCGCTTCCGACCCGGTGGTGCTCAGCAGGCTCGCGGTCGCATCCGGAGAGACTCCCGTTCACCTTCGCGTGCGCTGTCCCGGTTCACGGGTCCTCGCGCTTGACCGGCTTGCCGGGGATCGGCTGGTGATCACCACGCCCGAGTCGGTCTGCATCACCGATCCGCCGGTCATCTCGGCAGACCTGAGCGATCGACGAGCGGATACCACCGAGCGGATCGCGGTCGGCGACCCCACCGACTTCGCCATCGAAGTCAGCCGACTGCGATTCCCCGACCAGGGTCCTCGGCAGCCCGAGATGGTCGTTCTCGCACGAGGCGATGTCTTCGCCGACGCCATGGCGGGGACATCGCTGACCGCCGATGCCCCGCTGCTGTACGTCGGCGACGACGGCACCATCCCGCCGCGGGTGATGGACGAGATCGACCGGGTCCTCCGCAACGACCCACTGGACGCGGAGCGACCGCTGATCGTCCTGCTCGGGGGCCCGGAGGCGATCAAGCGTGTGGAGCCCATGCTCTTTGACTTCGGGTACCAAACGCGTCGGCTGCAGGGCCGCGATCGGATCGAAACGGCCGTCGCCATCGCCCAGTTCGTCAACCGGCCATACCAACACTTCCTCGCGCGGGCCTACGGCACCGATGCCGACGCGACATCTGCATGGGCGGACGCGGTGGCGATCGGAACGCTGACCGCACAGGTGCAGCCCGTCCTCCTGACGACGAGCGACACGCTGCATCCGGCCGTGCAGCAGTACCTCTTCACCAATGAACCCGGCATCAGGGCGGTGCGGCCGATCGGCGGGGACGTGGCGCTGGCCGGCGCGATTGACGGACAGCTGACCGAGCTCGGCATCACGCAGGTCGGCCCTCGGTTCCGCGGGCCGAACCGTGCGGGAACGGCGGCGAGCATATTCCAGGAGTTACAACGGGGATCCCAGAGCGGGCGTTCGCCGGTCCTGGCGTTCAACGGCTACGTCGAGGAGGGTTGGGCCTACGCCCTGGTGGGTGCCGGGCTGGCGGGCGATCTCCAGGGCGCCCTGCTGCCGGTCGGCGACACCCTGCCGCCCGAGACCGAGGAGGCGATCGGATGCTCGGCCACGACGGAGCTGTTCCTCCTCGGCGGCGCCGAGCAGATCTCGTCGGATGTGGCGTTTGAACTCGACAGCATCACCGCGGAGTGCTGA
- a CDS encoding HD domain-containing protein: protein MSSLVRRRRTDRETEETALSPLATKSIESAGRALREPDDPYRTCFERDRDRIVHSKAFRRLKHKTQVFINPTGDHTVTRLTHTLQVAQVARSIAAALSLNEPLAEAIALGHDVGHTPFGHIGEEALATFFEDGWVHSAQSVRIFDVLEPLNLCEETRDGILRHPWKVDPGPRTPEAQTVRFADRIAYLTHDVLDAVRADLLKPADLPAVVTDTLGQPGNDWIGHFIEAVIDYSVTAGEVGMDPALLPVMHELRAFMFKRVYLGPEQHSQTQAAKRVVLELVTYLLEHPEEITDSYADPEADTLTRVADFVAGMTDRYALMLHDRWFRPRLFSHP, encoded by the coding sequence ATGAGCAGCCTTGTTCGTCGCCGACGCACCGACCGAGAGACCGAGGAAACTGCGCTCTCACCCCTCGCCACGAAGTCGATCGAGTCCGCCGGCCGCGCACTGCGTGAACCCGATGACCCGTACCGCACCTGCTTCGAGCGGGATCGGGATCGGATCGTCCACTCCAAGGCCTTCCGACGCCTCAAGCACAAGACCCAGGTTTTCATCAACCCGACCGGCGACCACACCGTCACCCGCTTGACCCACACCCTGCAGGTGGCCCAGGTGGCCCGCTCGATCGCCGCCGCCCTCAGCCTGAACGAGCCACTGGCCGAGGCCATTGCGCTTGGCCACGACGTCGGTCACACCCCGTTCGGCCACATCGGCGAGGAGGCGTTGGCCACCTTCTTCGAGGACGGCTGGGTCCACTCCGCCCAGTCCGTCCGGATCTTCGACGTCCTCGAGCCGCTCAACCTGTGTGAGGAGACGCGAGACGGGATCCTCCGCCATCCCTGGAAGGTCGACCCGGGCCCGCGGACGCCCGAGGCACAGACGGTCCGCTTCGCCGACCGGATCGCGTATCTGACCCACGACGTGCTCGACGCCGTCCGGGCGGACCTGCTGAAGCCTGCGGACCTGCCGGCAGTGGTGACCGACACCCTCGGCCAGCCGGGGAACGACTGGATCGGTCACTTCATCGAGGCCGTCATCGATTACTCCGTCACCGCCGGGGAGGTGGGTATGGACCCCGCGCTACTCCCGGTCATGCACGAACTGCGGGCGTTCATGTTCAAGCGCGTCTATCTCGGGCCAGAGCAGCACAGCCAGACGCAGGCCGCCAAGCGGGTCGTCCTGGAACTGGTCACCTACTTGCTCGAGCACCCCGAGGAGATCACCGACAGCTACGCCGACCCGGAGGCCGACACCTTGACCCGGGTCGCTGATTTCGTGGCCGGCATGACCGATCGGTACGCACTGATGCTGCACGACCGCTGGTTTCGGCCGAGGCTCTTCAGCCACCCCTAG
- a CDS encoding TetR/AcrR family transcriptional regulator translates to MSQTSHRPPGRPRDTSADAAILQATRDVLAEVGPSGLTIDAVAERAGVARATVYRRHASKDDLVLAAVEAVYAELPTLGMADLRDDLIAMVTAAGAMLRDSSIGAALPHLAGELGAGTPLGTAYLNSVLRPRQQMIAERIARAITDGDVRADVNPNLAVAGLVGPVMFVILSGATDELDPAALVDQLLDGLR, encoded by the coding sequence GTGAGCCAGACCTCGCATCGTCCGCCCGGCCGTCCGCGCGACACCTCGGCCGACGCCGCGATCCTGCAGGCCACACGTGATGTGCTCGCCGAGGTCGGCCCCTCCGGGCTGACCATCGATGCGGTGGCGGAACGAGCCGGGGTCGCGCGAGCCACGGTGTACCGACGGCACGCGAGCAAGGACGACCTCGTGCTGGCCGCTGTCGAGGCGGTGTACGCCGAGCTGCCGACGCTTGGGATGGCCGACCTGCGGGATGATCTGATCGCCATGGTCACCGCAGCGGGTGCGATGCTCCGCGACTCATCGATCGGCGCAGCCCTGCCGCACCTGGCGGGAGAACTCGGCGCCGGCACCCCGCTCGGGACGGCCTACCTCAACTCGGTGCTGCGACCACGGCAGCAGATGATCGCTGAACGGATCGCACGCGCGATCACCGATGGCGATGTCCGGGCCGACGTCAACCCGAATCTGGCGGTCGCTGGTCTGGTCGGCCCGGTGATGTTCGTCATCCTCTCCGGAGCGACGGACGAACTCGATCCTGCGGCTCTCGTGGACCAGCTCCTCGACGGCCTCCGCTGA